From the genome of Sediminibacter sp. Hel_I_10:
AATAAAACATTAACAGATATCCTCAATTTTGATAAGGTTAAAGCTGGGGATACGTATTTTATTGCTGCTGGTAGAATACATGCCATAGGGGCAGGCGTTTTATTGGCCGAAATTCAACAAACCAGTGATATTACCTATCGTGTGTATGATTGGGATAGAACCGATGACGAGGGTAATGAAAGAGAGCTGCATAATGATATTGCCATTGAGGCCTTTGATTTTGAGATGCCAAATGATTTTAGGGTGAGTTACGAGACCACTGCAAACCAATCTAATTCAATGGTAAACTGTGCTTATTTTAATACGAATGTTATAGAGCTTAAAGGCAATCTTCCGAAGAAAAATACTAAAGACGCTTTCGTGATATATATGTGCGTTGAAGGAGAAGCGGTGATTTCTAATTCAAATTATAAGGAAACTATTAAGGTAGGGGAGACCTTGCTTTTACCTGCCACTATTTTAGATTATCAGCTATCGGCTAAACAGGCAAAATTATTAGAAGTGTCTATTGATTGATTTTTTTTGTTCTTGATCACCTTTTTGATGGCGGTTATCTCTTGATATTGCCTATTTTTGCAAAACTATTAAACCTAATACCAATATAATTATGGCAAATGTTAGAGACCTAAAAAAAGACATCAATTTTGTCTTGGGTGATATTATAGAAGCAGTTTACGTTTGGGAACACAACAATCCTAAAAAAGATAATAAGCAGAGTGAAGCTATTATCGACGAATCTATTGAAACTTTTGATGAGCTTATCGCAAAAGTGAACGATAAATCTGTAGAAAACAAAAAGGCGCACTTTAAGTCAATTCACAATGACCTAGAAACTAAAGGCAGAGTTTTAGTAGAAAAGGTGAATCAATTAGGGTAATCTTAATCTTTAATTCTAGTTTTCTTCGGAAAGCATTAATTAAAAGGGACTGATTTTGAATCTTCAAAATCAGTCCCTTTTTTTATTGGTTCTTAGCTTCTGCTTTTCGTAAAGCAATCAGTTCTTCCAGTTCAATGCCGTATTTCGATGTTTTGATCTCTGCATCAAGTGCATTGTAAATTTCTTCTAAATATTTAACACTGGTGTTTGAAATTTCGCTTATCGCTAAATAAGGCGCCACTTCGCTATCCTTATGATTTACCGCAAAATTGATGGTGTAGAGATACTTTCGTTTTAAAAGGTTGTCAAAATTAGCTTGGATGTTATTGTACTTAGTGGAATCTTGTGCTATTTGAGATTCAAAACTTTCTTTGATCATGTCTAAATTTTTATCATTGAATTTTGACATCATTAATAAATATTCTTCTAAAACATCTTGTTGTTTAGAACCTTTGATCTTTGCATCGTAATTAAAAGTCTTTAAAGTAGAATTAACTTCTGTAATGCCTTTGTCAGCAAAAAACACGACTGTGCCTTCATCGTCATCATTTTTGTCTAATTTAAGAAACAATAGCTCAGGCTCTTCCAATGCTGCATGAAGTTCAAACATAGAATTACCATTAATCTCTAGGGAATCTAAGGTCACCATCACCGAGTCGGTTTGTTTTTGAAGATAAACCGTTCCTTTTTTAAGTCCTTCAATATGACCTTTTAATGTAAAATCGTGCTGCTCTTCTGAGGCACAATTATAGAGTAGGATAGTGATTAGGATTGCAGCAAATTGTTTCATTCTTTTTCGTGATTTTAGAGGCGCAAATATGCTATAAATAAATTGAAATTCTAACTAACGGCAGCCAATTCCATTAAAATAGTACAACCAATAGCAGCGACCGTTCCTATGGCATATCCAAAAACAGCCAATAGTACCCCAACAGTGGCTAGTGATGGATGAAATGCTGAGGCCACGATTGGTGCAGAAGCTGCTCCACCAACATTAGCTTGACTGCCCACAGCAAGAAAGAAATAGGGTGCTCTAATAAGTTTTGCAACGCCAATAAGTAATAAGGCGTGAATAGTCATCCAGACCACACCAATAAAAATGAGACCCTTATTGTCAAAGATGAGTGTAAGATCCATTTTCATTCCTATGGTAGCCACCAAAATGTATATAAAAACACTACCAAACTTACTGGCTCCAGCGCCTTCAAAAGACTTCGCCTTTGTAAATGATAACAGTACGGCCACCAATGTAGAGATACTGATCATCCAAAAGAATTTAGAATCTAAAAACGTAAAAACATTACGGGTGGTTTGGTCTTCTATACCTTTAACAATACCATTAAAATAAGGCGCTAAACCGTTAGAGGCCCAATGCGCAAGGCTTACTGTACCAAAAGCAATAGCACCAATGATCATGATGTCTGCTAAAGAAGGATTTCTTTTTGCTTTTTCTGAAAAGGCAGATACTTTTTCCTTTAACTGCTCAATGGATGTTGTATCTGCTTTTAGCCACTTATTGATTCGGTCACGTTTGCCTATACCAATAAGAATAATGGCCATCCAAATATTAGCGACCACAATATCTACAAAAACCATACCGCCATATTTTGCAGGATTGTATTCATAAATCTCTAACATGGCTGTTTGATTAGCGCCACCACCAATCCAACTCCCTGCCAAAGTAGATAGTCCTCTCCAAACAGCATCTGGACCAATACCGCCAACAGTAGATGGTGAAAAGAAAGAAATGAGCAATATGGCAATTGGTCCTCCAATTACTATCCCAATAGTTCCAGTAAAAAACATGATTAAGGCCTTCCACCCTAAATTAAAAACCGCTTTAAGATCAATACTCAGTGTCATGAGCACGAGGGCGGCGGGTAGGAGATAGCGGCTTGCCATATAATAGAGGCTAGTGCTGTTTTCAACTGAGGAGCCATCTTCGGTAACTGTAATCCATTCTGGAGCAATAAGACCGGTAGTTGTTAAAACGGCAGGAATCATATAGGCCATGAAGAGTCCTGGAACAATCTTATAAAATTTAGGCCAAAATCCAGTCTTTATGGACTCTGTTAAAAAAACAAATCCTAACGAGAGCATTAGGAGTCCAAAAACAATGGTGTCATCTGTAAAAAAAGGAGTAGTGTCCATGGTAAAACTTTAGATGTGCAAAATACCAAATTTAAGTGCATAAAAAAAGCGACTCGTTAAGAGTCGCTTTTATCGGAAGCTTTAGATTTAGGCTCACGTTTTTGTTCTTTAAGAGACTGCATGAGCATCCATTCGATTTGACCGTTGGTGCTCCGGAATTCATCGGCTGCCCATTTTTCAATCGCTTTTAGCATGTCTTCATTAACACGCAATGCAAATGCTTTCTTTTTTGCCATGTTGTTTTATTAGTGACTTAATGTACCTGTGTTTAAAACGGGCGAGGCGTCTTTATCTCCACAAAGAATGACCATAAGGTTGCTTACCATAGCTGCCTTGCGCTCGTCGTCTAACTCAACAATGTGTCTTTTTCCGAGTTCTTCTAATGCCATTTCAACCATGCTTACGGCGCCTTCCACAATTTTATGTCGGGCAGCAACTATTGCAGTAGCTTGTTGTCTTTTAAGCATGGCATTAGCGATTTCATTAGCATATGCAAGATAACCAATTCTGGCTTCAAGAACTTCAATACCTGCCGTGGTTAGACGTTCATCAATTTCTTTTTCTAGAGCTTCGCTTACTTCGTTGACACTAGATCGAAGGGTAATGTCTTCATCGACGCCCTCATCGGCAAAATTATCATAAGGATACATGCTTGCTAACTTTCTAACTGCAGCATCGGTTTGAACCCTTACAAAGTTTTCATAATTATCGACATCAAAAGCAGCTTTATATGTGTTCTTGACCCGCCAAACCAAGATGGTGCTAATCATTATAGGGTTTCCTAACTTATCGTTTACTTTAAGACGCTCACTGTCAAAATTACTTGCTCTAAGCGAAATTTTCTTTTTAGTAAAAAAGGGATTAACCCAGTAGAACCCGTTTTCTTTGATGGTTCCAATGTATTTGCCAAAGAGCAGTAATACTCTCGATCCATTGGGTTGTACCATTACAAAACCAGGTGCAATAAATAAAGAAAAGACGGTTGCTAGACCGTAAATGGCATGTTTAAATGTAATGATAGCTATAATGCTACCAAAAAATAGCAAAATAAACAAGAGGAGCATTAAGTAGCCGTTGGTTGGGGTAATGATTTTTTCTGATTTCATTGGTTTGGTGTGTTAAGTTTTCAATATGATATTAATTTCATATCATAAAGATATATAAAAAATTTTTATCATCAAAATCAATTTTGGCATGGCCTTTGCTTAATGTGTATTGTAAATGTTTACGATGATGTTAGCAGAGGAGTGATTACCTCGTATAACGGAGTAGCATTTCACATTTGGTTGGTTAGTTAGTAAAAAAGCGCCTCATATTTG
Proteins encoded in this window:
- a CDS encoding type I phosphomannose isomerase catalytic subunit, which translates into the protein MRAALYPLKFHPILKQKIWGGEKLHHYLNKQSTLKDIGESWELSDVEGDVSIVSNGALKGKSLTDVLTDYGADLLGTKNYERFGNKFPLLIKFIDAKSDLSVQLHPNDTLAKSRHNSFGKTEMWYVMQADEDANLIVGFNQEMNAETYLSHLNNKTLTDILNFDKVKAGDTYFIAAGRIHAIGAGVLLAEIQQTSDITYRVYDWDRTDDEGNERELHNDIAIEAFDFEMPNDFRVSYETTANQSNSMVNCAYFNTNVIELKGNLPKKNTKDAFVIYMCVEGEAVISNSNYKETIKVGETLLLPATILDYQLSAKQAKLLEVSID
- a CDS encoding DUF4369 domain-containing protein, which produces MKQFAAILITILLYNCASEEQHDFTLKGHIEGLKKGTVYLQKQTDSVMVTLDSLEINGNSMFELHAALEEPELLFLKLDKNDDDEGTVVFFADKGITEVNSTLKTFNYDAKIKGSKQQDVLEEYLLMMSKFNDKNLDMIKESFESQIAQDSTKYNNIQANFDNLLKRKYLYTINFAVNHKDSEVAPYLAISEISNTSVKYLEEIYNALDAEIKTSKYGIELEELIALRKAEAKNQ
- a CDS encoding DUF819 domain-containing protein, encoding MDTTPFFTDDTIVFGLLMLSLGFVFLTESIKTGFWPKFYKIVPGLFMAYMIPAVLTTTGLIAPEWITVTEDGSSVENSTSLYYMASRYLLPAALVLMTLSIDLKAVFNLGWKALIMFFTGTIGIVIGGPIAILLISFFSPSTVGGIGPDAVWRGLSTLAGSWIGGGANQTAMLEIYEYNPAKYGGMVFVDIVVANIWMAIILIGIGKRDRINKWLKADTTSIEQLKEKVSAFSEKAKRNPSLADIMIIGAIAFGTVSLAHWASNGLAPYFNGIVKGIEDQTTRNVFTFLDSKFFWMISISTLVAVLLSFTKAKSFEGAGASKFGSVFIYILVATIGMKMDLTLIFDNKGLIFIGVVWMTIHALLLIGVAKLIRAPYFFLAVGSQANVGGAASAPIVASAFHPSLATVGVLLAVFGYAIGTVAAIGCTILMELAAVS
- a CDS encoding Arc family DNA-binding protein, producing MAKKKAFALRVNEDMLKAIEKWAADEFRSTNGQIEWMLMQSLKEQKREPKSKASDKSDS
- a CDS encoding SPFH domain-containing protein; translated protein: MKSEKIITPTNGYLMLLLFILLFFGSIIAIITFKHAIYGLATVFSLFIAPGFVMVQPNGSRVLLLFGKYIGTIKENGFYWVNPFFTKKKISLRASNFDSERLKVNDKLGNPIMISTILVWRVKNTYKAAFDVDNYENFVRVQTDAAVRKLASMYPYDNFADEGVDEDITLRSSVNEVSEALEKEIDERLTTAGIEVLEARIGYLAYANEIANAMLKRQQATAIVAARHKIVEGAVSMVEMALEELGKRHIVELDDERKAAMVSNLMVILCGDKDASPVLNTGTLSH